The following proteins are encoded in a genomic region of Bernardetia sp. MNP-M8:
- a CDS encoding aminotransferase class I/II-fold pyridoxal phosphate-dependent enzyme produces MFLPLLVYPPTTSWLPKKLIDDGHFYYMPVSGIALLCQAIADKLKRGNQLEYSTDQIVVLTGAKQTIENVMLSIIDKC; encoded by the coding sequence ATGTTCTTGCCGTTGTTGGTGTATCCACCAACGACAAGTTGGCTGCCAAAAAAGCTAATTGATGACGGACATTTTTACTACATGCCTGTTTCTGGCATTGCACTACTTTGCCAAGCAATTGCTGATAAGCTAAAAAGAGGAAATCAGTTAGAGTATTCTACTGACCAAATTGTAGTTTTGACAGGTGCAAAACAAACGATTGAAAATGTAATGCTTTCTATCATTGATAAATGCTGA
- a CDS encoding choice-of-anchor D domain-containing protein, translating into MKKLSTYSNYIFGFVLLLLISTTGYLVWENTPKDKELISENLEIKDPSQLKGKEKYAYYKALYEKYRGWTKQELKKLPKKDRPDLAALLNFLRTADPNTGDIPENAPIKANELTDLRLNALSQNQRAIAGVNWVERGPNDVGGRTRALMYDPNDGTGRKVWAGGVGGGLWYTNDITVASPTWVAVDNFWENIAISSIAYDPTNTQNMYVSTGEGFFGGGMQRGAGIWKTSDGGTTWARLANTSPTVTDDFQYVQKIVVTSAGTLLAACRTDGFNSTDANSGGIFRSTDEGANWTKVTLPETSTRAADLEVASDGTIYGTTSLFGAVVGSIYKSTSASDGVAWTEVTPAGISANTRRIEISSAPSNSNILYAVAHDASTNNIAFFKKSINAGTSWTDVTIPLYRNQGGCLTDGTHFTRGQAWYDLILQVNPTNSDHVVVGGIDVHRTTNGGTSWTSISYWTGACGPYVHADIHAFAYKPGSSDEMLVGSDGGISYSANIRAATPNFADRNTGYNVTQFYAVAMNPNNGSNYLLAGAQDNGTRKLTSAGVGGSTQPTGGDGAFCFIDQDNPNIQISSYVFNSFYKSTNGGTSFSNLGTQDQGTGDFINPADYHDALDLLYSSSQGNRDVARWTVPGGTRSNFNVTGGMTGNVTHLKASPFTAASTTLYVGTDAGEVVRVANANTAGANKAGTVLSNATMQAQGSVSSIEFGTSENQMVVTYSNYGVQSVWYTANGGTSWTSKDTAHGLPDMPVRWAMFNPNNTNEVLIATETGIWSTDDITAGAAADFWEVSSTGLANTRCDMLQIRSSDNLVAVATHGRGVFTTNVFSPAAADFAVSQDIVYMNKNVIFTDASAGATSWDWNFGTGASTATAATVGPHTVSYTTPGIKTITLAINGGGGVLTVTKTITVLPDRPVPYAITDGGNFDVNPLDFAADNIGGATMWERGNSATAGKNGTASGANAWVTGLTGNYLDNSHSNLYAPNFNFSAAGTYNLSFQTKHVYETGYDGMIVEYSTDRGTSWTKLGTATTTAAWYNSVIAVGPDPTVFGPQGTPFMSATNANYFTKSLDVSSLAGTLDVAFRIVFKSDITINFAGGAVDNFLITFVPSAIPEINVQGNGNNIVSGTGTTSLTNDTNFGDVAECGTNSLAKTYTIQNTGGAALTVSNITVTGANAADFTLSGLPAFPATVAATTGTQTFTVTFNPSAIGNRVALVTITNDDADENPYTFAINGNGTADNVPPVVPTLADVTAECSVTPTAPTTTDNCAGTVTGTTGTVFPITTQGTTVVTWTFNDGNGNSVTADQNVILDDVTAPVVPTLVDVTAECSSTPTAPTTTDNCVGTITGTTGTVFPITAQGTTVVTWTFNDGNGNSVTADQNVILDDVTAPVVPTLADVTAECSSTPTAPTTTDNCAGTVTGTTGTVFPITAQGTTVVTWTFDDGNGNTSTADQNVILDDVTAPVVPTLADVTAECSVTPTAPTTTDNCAGTVTGTTGTVFPITAQGTTVVTWTFDDGNGNTSTADQNVILDDVTNPTVTAPINVTVNTDTGLCTASGVALGTPTGSDNCGTPTFTNDAPATFPIGNTTVTWTADDGNGNTQTATQTVTVNSTREIDVQGNAVSIVDGDVTPNVSDDTDFGNTATSRTITYTIENTGTETLTITSIVSSGTNATDFVVSSIPATVAAGGSATFDVTFTPSGTGTRTATITINNNDCDEAAYDFAVEGSNTSGGDVLLVRTGIFYPTIQQAVDAAIANDTIKPTGNRNYPENVIVDKNLTFTSDFTDYKNVNINQILVENGNKLTITGDMSIVEVLHLESTGEMEVTGSTTDFALLSSATQTALVINDSPTNTVVGTVIMERYLPAVSDLGGTDGRGYHLFSSPFSDATVSQFGDDMSLVLTTAYNTAPEPAFVRPFPTFFQYEESNAGATSSAYFNPFISNYKVPTTANLTVTRGYQANISTGVTVDLNGTLNNGSQSISVTNSGGGFSQEGYNLVGNPYPSPIDWELVLLASTGVEDAVYIDIPVNQYQGIFAEYVNGVSNNGGKKEIASMQGFFVRTLGGGTVNMNNGVRLGTDTRFYKTTETQNVKEGLIRVALKKGTSLDETTIYFESGATPNFDGKYDAAKLHKMNSASPTLYSYNENTETAETEYFAINGLGRFDSDQSLPLAMNILTDGEYEITLRSMKYFHSKHELYLYDSLTDSLHNLKAEGDYKFEATKGNEVKRFVLLFKTEASQDFFENEKLMVYPNPTPNRFSYSLRTNKEGNYTIRLFDATGRIIFEAEQSKEGAFLEGTIDLEKQASGLYLLQVSDSEKTTTVRIVKE; encoded by the coding sequence ATGAAAAAACTCTCCACTTATTCCAATTATATATTTGGGTTTGTTTTACTGCTTCTAATCAGCACTACTGGTTACTTAGTTTGGGAGAACACTCCTAAAGACAAGGAGCTTATTTCTGAAAACTTAGAAATTAAAGATCCTTCACAACTAAAAGGCAAAGAAAAATATGCCTATTACAAAGCCTTATATGAAAAATATAGAGGCTGGACAAAACAAGAATTAAAAAAGCTCCCTAAAAAAGATCGTCCTGATTTAGCAGCTCTTCTAAATTTTCTACGTACAGCTGATCCAAATACAGGAGATATTCCTGAAAATGCTCCTATAAAGGCAAATGAACTTACAGATTTACGTCTAAATGCTCTTAGTCAAAATCAAAGGGCTATTGCTGGAGTAAATTGGGTAGAACGTGGACCTAATGATGTAGGTGGACGTACTCGTGCCCTTATGTATGACCCAAATGATGGTACTGGCAGAAAAGTTTGGGCTGGTGGTGTTGGTGGTGGACTTTGGTATACCAATGATATTACAGTAGCTAGTCCAACTTGGGTAGCTGTTGATAATTTTTGGGAAAATATAGCTATTTCTTCTATTGCTTATGACCCAACAAATACACAAAACATGTATGTTTCTACTGGAGAAGGGTTTTTTGGTGGTGGAATGCAACGTGGTGCAGGTATTTGGAAAACTAGTGATGGAGGAACTACTTGGGCAAGACTAGCCAATACTTCACCTACAGTAACTGATGACTTTCAATATGTACAAAAAATTGTAGTAACTTCTGCAGGAACATTACTTGCAGCATGTCGTACTGATGGATTTAACTCTACTGATGCAAACAGTGGAGGTATTTTTCGCTCTACTGATGAAGGAGCTAATTGGACAAAAGTGACATTACCAGAAACTTCTACTCGTGCTGCTGATTTGGAAGTAGCTTCTGACGGTACTATTTATGGAACTACTTCTTTATTTGGAGCTGTTGTAGGTTCTATCTATAAATCTACAAGTGCAAGCGATGGAGTTGCTTGGACAGAAGTAACACCTGCTGGCATTTCTGCTAACACAAGAAGAATAGAAATTTCCTCTGCTCCATCAAATAGTAATATTTTATATGCTGTTGCACATGATGCAAGCACTAATAATATAGCATTCTTCAAAAAATCTATCAATGCTGGAACTTCTTGGACAGATGTAACTATTCCACTATACCGTAATCAAGGTGGTTGTCTTACTGACGGTACACACTTTACTCGTGGACAAGCTTGGTACGATTTGATATTACAAGTAAATCCAACTAACTCTGACCATGTGGTAGTTGGTGGTATTGATGTTCATCGTACGACAAATGGAGGGACTTCTTGGACTTCTATCTCCTATTGGACGGGTGCCTGTGGTCCTTACGTTCATGCAGATATTCATGCTTTTGCCTATAAACCTGGTAGCTCTGATGAAATGCTTGTAGGTAGTGATGGAGGGATCTCTTATAGTGCAAATATACGTGCAGCTACTCCTAATTTTGCTGATAGAAATACAGGATATAATGTTACTCAGTTTTATGCTGTTGCAATGAACCCAAACAATGGTTCTAATTATTTATTAGCAGGAGCACAAGATAACGGAACACGTAAACTTACCTCGGCAGGAGTAGGTGGAAGTACACAGCCAACTGGAGGAGATGGTGCATTTTGTTTTATTGACCAAGATAATCCAAATATTCAGATTAGTTCGTATGTATTTAACTCTTTCTACAAATCTACTAATGGAGGTACTAGTTTTTCAAATTTAGGTACTCAAGATCAAGGCACAGGTGATTTTATCAACCCAGCAGATTACCACGATGCTTTAGATTTACTCTACTCTTCATCACAAGGAAATCGTGATGTTGCAAGATGGACTGTACCTGGTGGAACTCGTTCTAACTTTAATGTAACAGGTGGTATGACTGGAAATGTTACACACTTAAAAGCTTCTCCTTTTACAGCAGCTTCTACCACACTTTATGTAGGTACAGATGCAGGCGAAGTAGTACGAGTTGCTAATGCCAACACTGCAGGGGCAAATAAAGCAGGAACAGTATTGTCAAATGCTACTATGCAAGCACAAGGTTCAGTTTCTTCTATTGAGTTTGGTACAAGTGAGAATCAAATGGTTGTTACTTACTCTAATTATGGTGTTCAAAGTGTTTGGTACACAGCCAATGGAGGAACTTCTTGGACAAGCAAAGATACCGCTCATGGTTTACCTGATATGCCAGTACGTTGGGCAATGTTTAATCCTAATAATACGAATGAGGTACTAATTGCAACAGAAACAGGTATTTGGAGTACAGATGATATTACTGCTGGAGCTGCTGCTGATTTTTGGGAGGTATCAAGTACAGGACTAGCCAATACACGTTGTGATATGCTCCAAATTCGCAGTTCTGATAATCTAGTTGCAGTAGCAACACATGGTAGAGGAGTATTTACAACAAATGTATTTTCTCCTGCTGCTGCTGATTTTGCTGTAAGTCAAGATATTGTTTACATGAATAAAAATGTAATATTTACGGATGCTTCTGCAGGTGCTACTTCTTGGGACTGGAATTTTGGTACAGGTGCAAGTACAGCTACAGCAGCTACTGTTGGACCTCACACAGTTTCTTATACTACACCAGGTATAAAAACGATTACACTTGCTATCAATGGTGGAGGTGGTGTCTTGACAGTAACCAAAACTATAACTGTTTTACCAGATCGACCTGTACCTTATGCTATTACTGATGGAGGAAACTTTGATGTTAACCCACTAGACTTTGCAGCCGATAATATAGGAGGAGCAACTATGTGGGAACGTGGAAACTCTGCTACAGCAGGAAAGAATGGAACAGCAAGTGGTGCAAATGCATGGGTTACAGGTCTTACAGGAAATTATTTAGATAATTCTCACTCTAACCTCTATGCACCTAATTTCAACTTCTCAGCAGCAGGTACATATAATTTATCTTTTCAAACGAAACATGTTTATGAAACAGGTTATGATGGAATGATTGTAGAATATTCTACTGATAGAGGCACATCTTGGACAAAACTAGGAACTGCGACAACAACAGCAGCTTGGTATAATTCAGTAATTGCAGTTGGTCCCGACCCAACAGTATTTGGTCCTCAAGGAACTCCATTTATGTCAGCTACAAATGCAAACTATTTTACTAAATCGCTTGATGTTTCTAGTTTAGCAGGAACTCTTGATGTTGCTTTTAGAATAGTATTCAAATCGGACATTACTATAAATTTTGCTGGTGGCGCAGTTGATAACTTCCTTATTACTTTCGTTCCTAGTGCAATACCCGAAATCAATGTTCAAGGTAATGGCAATAATATCGTAAGTGGAACAGGAACTACAAGTCTAACCAATGATACTAATTTTGGAGATGTAGCTGAATGTGGAACGAATAGTCTTGCTAAGACATATACTATTCAAAATACAGGAGGAGCAGCACTAACAGTAAGTAATATCACAGTTACAGGTGCAAATGCTGCTGATTTTACTTTAAGTGGTCTGCCTGCTTTCCCTGCGACAGTAGCAGCTACAACAGGAACACAAACTTTTACAGTTACTTTCAATCCTTCTGCAATAGGAAATAGAGTAGCTTTAGTTACAATAACTAATGATGATGCAGATGAAAATCCTTATACATTTGCTATCAATGGAAATGGAACAGCAGATAATGTACCTCCTGTAGTTCCAACTTTAGCAGATGTTACTGCTGAATGTAGTGTAACCCCAACTGCACCAACAACAACAGATAATTGTGCAGGAACAGTTACAGGAACAACAGGAACAGTATTTCCAATTACAACCCAAGGAACAACGGTTGTAACTTGGACATTTAACGATGGTAATGGCAATAGTGTCACAGCTGATCAAAATGTAATTCTTGATGATGTTACAGCACCAGTAGTGCCGACATTAGTAGATGTTACTGCTGAATGTTCGTCTACTCCAACTGCACCCACAACTACAGATAACTGTGTTGGAACAATTACAGGAACAACAGGAACAGTATTTCCAATCACGGCACAAGGAACAACGGTTGTAACTTGGACATTTAACGATGGTAATGGCAATTCAGTAACTGCTGATCAAAATGTAATTCTTGATGATGTTACAGCACCAGTAGTGCCGACATTAGCAGATGTTACTGCTGAATGTTCGTCTACTCCAACTGCACCAACAACAACAGATAATTGTGCAGGAACAGTAACAGGAACAACAGGAACAGTATTTCCAATTACAGCCCAAGGAACAACAGTTGTAACTTGGACATTTGATGATGGGAATGGAAATACATCGACAGCAGACCAAAATGTAATTCTTGATGATGTTACAGCACCAGTAGTGCCGACATTAGCAGATGTTACTGCTGAATGTAGTGTAACCCCAACTGCACCAACAACAACAGATAATTGTGCAGGAACAGTAACAGGAACAACAGGAACAGTATTTCCAATTACTGCCCAAGGAACAACGGTTGTAACTTGGACATTTGATGATGGTAATGGAAATACATCGACAGCAGACCAAAATGTAATTCTTGATGATGTTACAAATCCAACGGTTACAGCACCAATAAATGTGACTGTAAACACAGATACAGGACTTTGTACAGCTTCTGGAGTTGCTTTAGGCACACCAACAGGAAGTGATAATTGTGGAACACCTACCTTCACAAATGATGCTCCTGCTACTTTCCCTATTGGAAACACAACCGTAACTTGGACAGCAGATGATGGTAATGGAAATACTCAAACAGCAACACAAACAGTTACTGTAAACAGCACAAGAGAAATCGATGTGCAAGGAAATGCAGTTTCTATTGTAGATGGCGATGTAACCCCCAATGTTTCTGATGATACAGATTTTGGAAACACAGCCACATCAAGAACCATTACTTATACGATTGAAAATACTGGAACAGAGACTTTGACTATTACTTCTATTGTTTCAAGTGGAACAAATGCAACTGATTTTGTAGTAAGTAGCATTCCAGCAACCGTTGCAGCAGGTGGAAGTGCTACTTTTGATGTTACTTTTACGCCTTCTGGAACAGGAACAAGAACAGCAACCATTACAATAAATAACAATGATTGTGATGAAGCTGCTTATGATTTTGCAGTAGAAGGAAGTAATACTTCTGGAGGTGATGTGCTTTTGGTACGTACAGGTATTTTTTACCCTACTATCCAACAAGCAGTTGATGCAGCGATAGCAAATGATACCATAAAACCGACAGGAAATAGAAATTATCCTGAAAATGTAATCGTAGATAAAAACCTCACTTTTACTTCTGATTTTACAGATTATAAAAATGTAAACATCAATCAGATTCTTGTAGAAAATGGAAATAAACTGACTATTACAGGCGATATGAGTATTGTAGAGGTTTTACATTTAGAATCTACTGGCGAAATGGAAGTTACAGGTTCAACAACTGATTTTGCCTTGCTTTCTTCTGCAACTCAAACGGCTTTAGTAATCAATGATTCTCCTACAAATACAGTTGTAGGAACTGTCATTATGGAACGCTACTTACCTGCTGTTTCAGATTTAGGAGGCACAGATGGAAGAGGATATCATTTATTTAGTTCTCCTTTTTCTGATGCAACTGTTTCCCAGTTTGGCGATGATATGAGTCTAGTTCTGACGACAGCTTACAATACAGCTCCAGAGCCTGCCTTTGTTCGTCCTTTCCCTACTTTCTTCCAGTATGAAGAAAGTAATGCAGGTGCAACATCAAGTGCTTATTTCAATCCATTTATTTCCAATTACAAAGTTCCTACCACAGCTAATTTGACTGTAACTAGAGGTTATCAAGCCAATATTTCAACAGGTGTAACCGTAGATTTGAATGGAACATTGAATAATGGAAGTCAATCTATTTCTGTTACAAATAGTGGAGGAGGATTTAGCCAAGAAGGTTATAATTTGGTTGGAAATCCGTATCCCTCTCCAATTGATTGGGAGTTAGTTTTGCTAGCTTCTACAGGAGTTGAAGATGCTGTTTATATTGATATTCCAGTCAATCAATATCAAGGAATTTTTGCAGAATATGTCAATGGGGTTTCGAACAATGGAGGTAAAAAAGAAATTGCTTCTATGCAAGGTTTCTTTGTCAGAACTCTAGGTGGAGGAACTGTCAATATGAATAATGGTGTTCGTTTGGGAACAGACACACGTTTTTACAAAACCACAGAAACCCAAAACGTAAAAGAAGGATTGATTAGAGTTGCTCTCAAGAAAGGGACTTCTTTAGATGAAACCACAATTTATTTTGAATCAGGGGCAACTCCTAATTTTGATGGCAAATATGATGCAGCCAAACTTCACAAAATGAATAGTGCAAGCCCTACGCTTTATTCATACAATGAAAATACAGAAACAGCAGAAACGGAATATTTTGCTATCAATGGATTAGGACGTTTTGATTCCGACCAAAGTTTACCTTTAGCCATGAATATTCTGACAGATGGAGAGTATGAAATTACGCTTCGCAGTATGAAATATTTCCATTCAAAACACGAACTTTATTTGTATGATTCATTGACGGATTCGTTACATAACTTAAAAGCAGAAGGCGATTATAAGTTTGAAGCAACAAAAGGAAATGAAGTAAAACGTTTTGTGCTTTTATTCAAAACAGAAGCAAGTCAAGATTTCTTTGAGAATGAAAAGTTGATGGTGTATCCAAATCCAACTCCAAATCGTTTTTCATATAGCTTGAGAACAAATAAAGAAGGAAATTACACCATTCGTTTATTTGATGCCACAGGCAGAATCATCTTTGAAGCCGAGCAATCTAAAGAAGGAGCATTTTTAGAAGGCACAATTGATTTAGAAAAACAGGCTTCTGGCTTGTATTTACTTCAAGTTTCGGATTCTGAAAAAACAACTACTGTACGTATTGTTAAAGAATAA